In the Flavobacterium pallidum genome, one interval contains:
- a CDS encoding tetratricopeptide repeat protein — protein MKKLFLIAIFSINAYSQKDSLSVAVAGDKISTDKLEMLLNDLTKQIDESKDLDKKSDFLNQRGVLFLAMGNYSKSNSDFVAIIEIDKRHIPEAYYYKAITNSLLGKSDCDSFKKAKSLGYETDWTNLKIFCNDL, from the coding sequence ATGAAAAAATTATTTTTAATCGCAATATTCAGCATAAATGCCTATTCCCAAAAAGATTCCTTGTCTGTGGCTGTAGCGGGAGATAAGATCAGTACTGACAAACTGGAAATGTTACTCAATGATTTGACCAAACAAATCGATGAATCTAAGGATCTTGATAAAAAGTCAGATTTTCTTAACCAGCGAGGCGTGCTTTTTTTGGCCATGGGAAATTATAGTAAATCCAACTCGGATTTTGTAGCAATAATTGAAATCGATAAACGTCATATTCCGGAGGCATATTATTATAAAGCCATAACGAACTCGCTTCTTGGTAAATCTGATTGCGATTCATTTAAAAAAGCCAAATCATTAGGCTACGAAACTGATTGGACTAATCTAAAAATTTTTTGTAATGATTTATAA